The proteins below are encoded in one region of Aeromonas jandaei:
- the mdtH gene encoding multidrug efflux MFS transporter MdtH: MVDRARFWGRWFLALDTTLVILGFFVVMPMISLRFVDQLGWAAGLVGLALGLRQLTQQGLGIFGGSLADRFGARPLIVTGMLLRAIGFATLAWADSGAMLIFSCFLSGLGGCLFDPPRAALVIKFTRPHERGRFISLLMMLESAGAVTGALLGSWLLRFDFTYVCLLGAGLFTLAALCNWTLLPAYRLSIKPTPMRQGLGKVLADRAFCRLVLILSGYYMLWVQVMLIFPILVKQLSGSTTAVGWMYSLETALSLALLYPIARFSERRYRLENRLLAGILMMTVGIGLVAFVSTLSCLFVLLACFYLGIIICEPARETLMTRLANPAARGSYMGFSRLGLAVGGMTGYVGGGSLYDYAMQQGQPALPWLVLGTVGVATMLLLAHCFSRRPELAARAAA; the protein is encoded by the coding sequence ATGGTCGATAGGGCGAGGTTTTGGGGACGCTGGTTTCTGGCGCTGGATACCACACTGGTGATCCTGGGTTTCTTTGTGGTGATGCCGATGATCAGCCTGCGCTTCGTCGACCAGCTCGGCTGGGCCGCCGGTCTGGTCGGGCTGGCGCTCGGGCTGCGTCAGCTCACCCAACAGGGGCTGGGAATTTTTGGCGGTTCGCTGGCCGACCGTTTCGGCGCCCGCCCGCTCATCGTCACCGGCATGCTGCTGCGGGCCATCGGCTTCGCTACGCTGGCCTGGGCCGACAGCGGCGCCATGCTGATCTTCTCCTGCTTCCTCTCCGGACTGGGCGGTTGCCTGTTTGACCCGCCCCGGGCCGCGCTGGTGATCAAGTTCACCCGTCCTCATGAACGGGGCCGTTTTATCTCCCTGCTGATGATGCTGGAGAGCGCGGGTGCCGTCACCGGCGCCCTGCTCGGCAGCTGGCTGCTGCGCTTTGACTTCACCTACGTCTGCCTGCTGGGGGCCGGGCTCTTCACGCTGGCAGCACTCTGCAACTGGACCCTGCTGCCCGCCTATCGCCTCTCGATCAAACCGACGCCGATGCGTCAGGGATTGGGCAAGGTGCTGGCGGATCGCGCCTTCTGCCGGCTGGTGCTGATCTTAAGCGGCTACTACATGCTCTGGGTGCAGGTGATGCTGATCTTCCCCATTCTGGTCAAACAGCTATCCGGCAGCACCACCGCCGTGGGCTGGATGTACAGCCTGGAAACGGCGCTGTCACTGGCGCTGCTCTACCCCATCGCCCGCTTCAGCGAACGGCGCTATCGCCTCGAGAATCGCCTGCTGGCAGGCATCCTGATGATGACGGTGGGGATAGGTCTGGTCGCCTTCGTCAGCACCCTATCCTGCCTCTTCGTGCTGCTAGCCTGCTTCTATCTCGGGATCATCATCTGCGAACCGGCCCGGGAGACCCTGATGACCCGGCTGGCCAATCCGGCAGCCCGGGGCAGCTATATGGGTTTTAGCCGGCTCGGCCTCGCCGTCGGCGGCATGACCGGTTACGTGGGGGGCGGCTCGCTCTACGATTACGCCATGCAGCAGGGCCAACCCGCCCTCCCTTGGCTGGTGCTGGGTACGGTGGGAGTGGCCACCATGCTGCTGCTTGCCCACTGCTTCTCCCGCCGTCCGGAACTGGCCGCCAGAGCCGCAGCCTGA
- a CDS encoding LysR family transcriptional regulator, with protein sequence MSMDLDDLQLLLDVAELGSFSQAAAIRGWSQPLVSQRIAQLEVSLGAPLFQRHRRGVTPTRACEEFLPAARSALATLSEGRLALQGAPALPCIRLSSLPSLTSVVFGSLLMELVDEPFEIRCTTDHSGDIMQALLTGEADIGFVLKRPPVSGLQMELLCCSPIIAIASPLHPLAGCHGLTLEDIADQRLAPQVWGPGCDAFIQQLRRIRRVASPIHGIQPASAARELALEHGFITLMPELAIARDLEMGRLIRLDVVNLPQDHWDVMMAWRGGKRPNPARETVLAMARSLAKRWRKE encoded by the coding sequence ATGTCTATGGATCTGGACGATCTGCAACTGCTGCTGGATGTGGCCGAGCTGGGCAGTTTTAGTCAGGCCGCTGCCATCCGCGGCTGGTCACAACCACTGGTGAGTCAGCGGATTGCCCAGCTGGAGGTGAGCCTCGGAGCCCCGCTATTTCAGCGTCATCGGCGCGGTGTGACCCCGACCCGTGCCTGCGAGGAGTTTCTCCCCGCCGCCCGCTCGGCACTGGCCACCCTGAGTGAAGGGCGGTTGGCACTGCAGGGGGCACCGGCACTGCCCTGTATCCGTCTCTCCAGCCTCCCTTCGCTCACCTCGGTGGTGTTTGGCTCGCTGTTGATGGAGCTGGTGGACGAGCCGTTCGAGATCCGCTGCACCACGGATCACTCGGGCGACATCATGCAGGCGCTGCTGACCGGGGAGGCGGATATCGGCTTTGTGCTCAAGCGCCCGCCGGTCTCCGGCCTGCAGATGGAGTTGCTCTGCTGCTCCCCCATCATCGCCATCGCCTCACCGCTCCATCCCCTGGCCGGGTGCCACGGCCTCACGCTGGAGGATATCGCCGATCAGCGGTTGGCCCCCCAGGTGTGGGGGCCGGGGTGTGATGCCTTCATCCAACAGTTACGGCGGATCCGCCGAGTTGCCAGCCCCATTCACGGTATACAACCGGCCAGTGCGGCGCGGGAACTGGCGCTGGAGCACGGCTTTATCACTTTGATGCCGGAGCTGGCGATTGCGCGGGATCTGGAGATGGGGCGACTGATCAGACTCGATGTGGTCAATTTGCCGCAGGATCACTGGGATGTCATGATGGCCTGGCGCGGTGGCAAGCGGCCCAATCCCGCCAGAGAGACGGTACTGGCCATGGCCCGGTCACTGGCGAAACGGTGGCGCAAGGAGTAA